A single window of Rana temporaria chromosome 1, aRanTem1.1, whole genome shotgun sequence DNA harbors:
- the UBOX5 gene encoding RING finger protein 37, translating to MVVNLCLPQFRPCIICNKISADGYEVENIISEDLARRNRGFRCEYFIKPPVHITITFPFNIDICRINIDTSSGGHPPFTGMDIYTATSTSKMCWNSQECGQPAMGCQGADKELFALVGKVLLRNQSKATFNNRGFKPRHPFHHTDNVISYHGSSCQDLWNKGQYSLGNVTHLKICITHIAGGAPCSIKRVEVWGQPAKTCPKEVVEGVYQVAFMSLPNSFGQPRPASPMESNHLSYNNSDNAQHSLSELANILQDVPEEFLDPITLEIMTLPMILPSGKVVDQSTLDKCNQSEASWGRMPSDPFTGVPYTPQSQPLPHPSLKARIDYFLLQHSVPGSNLLGRARPGGPVTPSAIALSSMKRKVEWMEDSANDGDNVDTYFSGLYSSTSDFSTKKMKIEGDCQMSQMDCSNSESISHEQRLTQSLDQALTSALGSMPTYTAKFMKNQQGFHEESASSSSCAAGFTVTGTDHISLLFFFFLPFH from the exons ATGGTGGTCAACCTTtgtcttccacagtttaggccatgCATCATCTGCAACAAG ATCAGTGCTGATGGCTATGAAGTGGAAAATATCATCTCTGAAGACCTTGCTAGAAGGAACCGAGGATTTCGCTGTGAATACTTTATCAAGCCTCCTGTGCACATCACCATCACTTTCCCATTTAACATAGACATATGTAGGATAAACATAGACACGTCCTCTGGGGGCCACCCCCCATTCACAGGAATGGACATCTATACGGCTACGTCCACCAGCAAAATGTGCTGGAACAGCCAGGAGTGTGGTCAGCCTGCTATGGGTTGCCAAGGAGCGGACAAAGAACTGTTTGCTTTGGTCGGTAAAGTGCTGCTGAGAAATCAAAGCAAGGCTACATTCAATAACCGAGGCTTCAAGCCTAGGCACCCATTCCATCATACTGATAACGTGATATCTTACCATGGGTCTTCATGCCAGGATCTTTGGAATAAAGGCCAGTACTCTCTTGGCAATGTCACCCACCTGAAGATCTGTATAACTCACATTGCTGGTGGTGCTCCTTGCTCTATAAAGAGGGTGGAGGTTTGGGGTCAGCCTGCTAAGACATGTCCCAAAGAAGTGGTGGAGGGCGTGTACCAGGTTGCCTTTATGAGCCTCCCCAATAGTTTTGGGCAGCCCCGACCTGCCTCACCGATGGAAAGTAACCACTTGTCTTACAATAACTCGGACAACGCACAACACAGCCTAAGTGAACTTGCCAATATTCTCCAAGATGTGCCAGAAGAATTTCTGGATCCAATTACACTGGAAATTATGACTTTGCCCATGATTCTGCCATCTGGAAAGGTTGTTGACCAAAGCACACTTGATAAATGCAACCAAAGTGAAGCATCATGGGGTAGAATGCCAAGTGACCCATTTACCGGCGTTCCGTACACTCCCCAATCTCAGCCCCTTCCCCACCCCTCTCTGAAAGCCAGGATAGACTATTTCCTCCTCCAGCACAGTGTCCCCGGGTCTAATCTACTGGGGAGGGCAAGACcagggggaccagtgacaccttCTGCCATAGCTTTGTCTTCCATGaagaggaaggtggagtggatGGAGGATTCAGCCAATGATGGTGATAACGTAGACACGTATTTCTCAGGCCTCTACTCTTCTACCTCAGATTTTAGTACAAAAAAGATGAAGATTGAAGGGGATTGTCAAATGTCACAGATGGACTGCTCAAATTCAG AGTCAATATCGCATGAACAGCGGCTTACACAAAGTCTGGACCAGGCTCTCACCTCCGCCCTGGGCTCCATGCCCACATACACTGCGAAATTTATGAAGAATCAACAGGGATTTCATGAAGAGAGTGCCAGCAGCTCGTCCTGTGCTGCAGGCTTCACTGTGACAGGTACTGACCACATATCattactcttctttttttttttaccatttcacTAG